The following are encoded together in the Triticum dicoccoides isolate Atlit2015 ecotype Zavitan chromosome 6B, WEW_v2.0, whole genome shotgun sequence genome:
- the LOC119323022 gene encoding probable serine/threonine protein phosphatase 2A regulatory subunit B''delta yields the protein MEVAPDLSAVSALALQVDLLQLPPEIPAPGAPALRGVLDHLFAHWLSLPDTVALVSCLAQKAKANGAGFAGGAMLPSMMMQGGANVPPLSPRSPRLSRKPSGVGGHSNRCASPLRPATARAVKEVIPQFYFRDGRPLPYEQKRQCISIVEQLFAGHSNGLRIQEFRMVTRELCKLPSFFTTVLFGKIDKDNTEFVSRDAFMDFWVNSNMMTMDSATQVFTILKQPDHDYLTKEDFKPVLRDLLDNHPGLEFLKSTPEFQERYAETVVYRIFYCLNRIGNGLLSLRELKRGNLLDSLRHADDEEDINKVLRYFSYEHFYVIYCKFWELDTDHDFFIDKENLIKYGNHALTYRIVDRIFSEVPRKFTSKIPGKMCYEDFVHFILSEEDKSSEPSQDYWFKCIDLDGNGILTHIELQYFFEEQLHRMECMAQEPVLFEDILCQLVDMIGPEDDTFFTIKDFRRCKLSGHFFNVLFNLNKFMAFESRDPFLIRQMREEPSLTDWDRFARREYIRLAMEEDGEDASNASGDVWDESLESPF from the exons atggaggtggcgccggATCTGAGCGCCGTGTCGGCGCTGGCGCTGCAGGTGGACCTCCTACAGCTGCCGCCGGAGATCCCCGCGCCGGGGGCGCCCGCGCTGCGCGGCGTCCTCGACCACCTCTTCGCGCACTGGCTCTCCCTCCCCGACACCGTCGCGCTGGTCAGCTGCCTGGCCCAGAAGGCCAAGGCCAACGGCGCGGGCTTCGCCGGGGGCGCCATGTTGCCGTCCATGATGATGCAGGGGGGCGCCAACGTGCCGCCGCTCTCGCCGAGGTCGCCCCGCCTCTCTAGGAAGCCCAGCGGGGTCGGCGGACACTCCAACCGTTGCGCGTCCCCGCTCCGGCCGGCCACCGCGCGCGCCGTCAAGGAGGTCATTCCACAG TTCTATTTCCGAGATGGACGCCCGCTGCCATACGAGCAGAAGAGGCAATGCATATCTATAGTCGAGCAGCTCTTCGCCGGGCACTCCAATGGTCTTCGGATTCAAG AATTTCGGATGGTTACCAGGGAGCTCTGCAAACTACCGTCGTTCTTTACCACTGTTCTTTTTGGAAAGATCGATAAGGATAACACTGAATTTGTCTCAAG GGATGCCTTTATGGATTTCTGGGTGAATAGCAATATGATGACTATGGACAGTGCAACCCAAGTATTTACGATTTTGAAGCAACCAGATCATGATTACCTCACAAAG GAAGATTTCAAACCAGTTCTTCGAGACCTTTTGGACAACCATCCTGGCCTGGAATTCTTAAAGAGCACGCCGGAATTTCAGGAAAGATATG CTGAGACTGTCGTATATAGGATATTTTATTGCTTGAATCGAATTGGAAATGGCCTTCTCAGTCTGAGGGAGCTGAAACGTGGAAATCTGCTTGATTCGCTGCGGCATGCTGATGATGAAGAGGATATCAATAAAGTTTTAAG GTATTTCTCATACGAGCATTTCTATGTGATATACTGCAAGTTCTGGGAACTCGATACGGACCACGATTTCTTTATTGACAAAGAAAATCTTATTAAGTATGGAAACCATGCGTTGACATATAGGATTGTAGATAGAATTTTCTCGGAG GTTCCCAGGAAATTTACCAGCAAGATTCCAGGGAAAATGTGTTACGAAGATTTTGTTCATTTTATTTTGTCTGAAGAGGATAAATCATCAGAACCAAGCCAAGATTATTG GTTTAAATGTATAGATTTGGATGGCAACGGCATACTCACACACATTGAACTACAGTACTTTTTTGAGGAGCAACTTCATCGCATGGAATGCATGGCCCAGGAACCTGTACTGTTTGAGGACATATTGTGTCAACTAGTTGATATGATAGGACCAGAG GATGATACCTTTTTTACCATAAAAGACTTCCGGAGGTGCAAATTGTCCGGGCATTTCTTCAATGTTCTCTTCAACCTCAACAAGTTCATGGCTTTTGAATCTAGAGACCCATTCCTCATTCGCCAG ATGCGTGAAGAGCCATCCTTGACCGACTGGGATCGTTTTGCTCGGAGAGAATATATAAGATTGGCAATGGAAGAAGATGGTGAAGATGCTTCCAATGCAAGTGGAGATGTTTGGGACGAGTCACTTGAATCTCCGTTCTAA